GGTGTTGAGGCCGTTCGCCGCGCCCGTCTCGGCGGCCGGCACGGCCCGGATCACCAGGGCCGGCAGGGCGCTGTAGGCGATGGCGGTGCCGGCTGAGACCACGGTCGCCCCGGCGATGATCATCCACAGCTGGTGGCTGGTGAAGAACCGGACGACGTACCCGACCGCCATCACGCCTGCCGCCACCGCCAGCGTCACCTTCGGCCCGAAGGCCGCGGACATCCGGGCCGAGACCGGGGAGAGCGCGACCATCGACAGGCCGCCGGGCAGCAGGCACAGGCCGCTGACCACGATGGACGCGCCCAGGCCGTAGCCGGTGCTCTTCGGCTCCTGCACCATCTGTGCGGTGACCAGCGAGTTCGCGTAGAAGGCGAAGCCGATCAGCAGGGCGGCCACATTGGCCAGCAGCACCGCGGGGCGGGCCGAGACCCGTACGTCGACGACCGGGGTGGGGTGGCGCAGCTCGTACCGGGCCCAGAGCGGGGCCAGCACGACGGCAGTGGCGATCAGGCCGAGGGTGCGGCCGGAGGTCCAGCCCCACTGGGCGCCCTGGGTCACGGCGAGCAGCAGGCTCACCAGGACGGCGGACAGACCGAGCGCGCCGAGCGCGTCGAACCGGCCCTTGGTGCGCAGCGGGGACTCCGGGACCTTCCACAGCACCAGGGCCATGTCGAGCAGGCCGAGGCCGGCCGACACCCAGAACATGGCGTGCCAGTCGGCGTGCTCGACGACCAGGGCGGCGGCCGGCAGGCCGATCGCGGCGCCGATGCCGAGCGTGGAGCTCATCAGTGCGACCGACGGCAGCACCCGGGCGGGCGGCAGTTCGTCGCGCATGATGCTGATGCCGAGCGGCACCACGGCCAGCGCGGCGCCCTGCAGGGCACGGCCGGCGATCAGCACCCCGATGTGGGAGCTCGCCGCGCACAGCACCGAGCCGAGGACGAGCACGCCCAGCGAGGCGAGCAGCACCCGGCGCTTGCCGTACATGTCGCCGATCCGGCCGAGCAGCGGCGTGCAGACCGCGCCGGTGAGCAGGGTGACGGTGACCAGCCAGCTCGCGGCCGTCGGGGTGCTGCCGGTGAGCTGCGGCACGTGCGGCAGCAGCGGCACCACCAGGGTCTGCATGACGGCGACCACCACGCCGCAGAAGGCGAGGATGCCGACGAGGAACGGGGGTGCGGAGGGCTCGGCGCCGGGCGCTTCGGTGTCGGTCATGGCGCTCCGTGCCGGCTGCCGGGGAGGGGTGCACAGGTGTTCACCGGTCCAGGGTAAACGCCCGTGCACCCCGGCCTGTGGGCGGGGGGTGCCGATGGGGTCCGTGGTGCCGTCGGGAGCGGAGCGGCGGCCCGACGGGCGGCGGGGTGGGCCGGACGGGGGGTCGCCGTGGGCCGGGCGGGGGTCGCGGCGGGGCCGGGCGGGTGAGGTCTCCGCCGTGTCGGCCGCGGATCGGGGCGTGCGGTGTGTCTCGGTGGGAGGGCGGCGCCCGCGGGCGCCGCCGCCCTGTCGCCGAGTTCCGGAGTGTCCCGTGCCGTACCCGAGTTACCGCCCCGCCGCGCACTGCACCTGCTCCTGGCCGTGCTGGGCGCGGCCGGCGTCTGGGCCTGCACCGAGGGGGTCCGCCCCGCGGAGGCGGCGGCCGCCGCCCGCAGCGGGGGCATCGACTGGGACCGGATCGCGGCCTGCGAGAGCGGCGGCCGCTGGCACGTCGCGTCCGGCAACGGCTACTTCGGCGGGCTCCAGTTCGACCGCGCGACCTGGCAGGCGAACGGTGGGACGGCGTTCGCTCCGCGCGCGGACCTCGCCACCCGCGAACAGCAGATCGCCGTCGCCGAACGGCTGGCCGCCCACCGCGGGCTGCGGCCGTGGCCGGTCTGCGGCGCCCGCGGAGCGGCACGGGCCGCCGCCCCCTCCCCCGCGCCGGCTCCGTCGCCTGCCGTGGAGCCGGAGGCCGCCGAACCGGAGGCCGCCGAACCGGAGGCCGCAGTGCAGTGGACGGTCCAGGAGGGCGAGGACCTGGCCGGCATCGCCGAGGCCCACGGCATCACCGGCGGCTGGCAGGCCGTCCACGGCCTCAACCGCGACCTCCTCGGCGACGACCCCGACCTGATCGTCCCCGGCCAGGTCCTCCGCCTGCCCGCACCGGACACCCCGTAGCGACGTCGGGACCGGTTCGTCCGCCCGGCCTCAGGCGGAGGCCTGGTACGCGGCCATCCGTTCGATCAGGCCGTGCGGCGCGTTCTCGTCGAAGCAGAGGTCGAGGTTGCCGGCGGACTCGGCGGCGGAGGCCTCGCTGCGCGGGAAGAGCGCCTTCTCGTACTGCGCGAGGGCGGCCTCGGTGTCTCCGGGGCGGGCCGCGATCGCGGCGGCGAGTTCGGCGGCGTCCAGCATGGCCAGGTTGGCGCCCTCGCCGGCGAACGGGGACATCAGGTGGGCGGCGTCCCCGAGCAGGGTGACGCCGGCGGTGCGCTGCCAGCTGTGGCCGACCGGCAGGGCGTGGATCGGTCGCGGAACCAGCGCGCCCCGGGCGTCGGCGAGCATGGCCCGCAGCCGGTCGTCCCAGCCCTCGAAGTGCTGGAGGACCTCGGCCCGGGCGGCCTCGGTGTCGGTGAAGTCGACGCCGGCGGCCCAGTCCTCGGGCACCCGCAGGGCGACGTAGGCGTGCAGGGTGCC
This DNA window, taken from Streptomyces sp. TLI_235, encodes the following:
- a CDS encoding MFS transporter (partial gene), whose translation is MTDTEAPGAEPSAPPFLVGILAFCGVVVAVMQTLVVPLLPHVPQLTGSTPTAASWLVTVTLLTGAVCTPLLGRIGDMYGKRRVLLASLGVLVLGSVLCAASSHIGVLIAGRALQGAALAVVPLGISIMRDELPPARVLPSVALMSSTLGIGAAIGLPAAALVVEHADWHAMFWVSAGLGLLDMALVLWKVPESPLRTKGRFDALGALGLSAVLVSLLLAVTQGAQWGWTSGRTLGLIATAVVLAPLWARYELRHPTPVVDVRVSARPAVLLANVAALLIGFAFYANSLVTAQMVQEPKSTGYGLGASIVVSGLCLLPGGLSMVALSPVSARMSAAFGPKVTLAVAAGVMAVGYVVRFFTSHQLWMIIAGATVVSAGTAIAYSALPALVIRAVPAAETGAANGLNT
- a CDS encoding transglycosylase-like protein with SLT domain, whose amino-acid sequence is MSRAVPELPPRRALHLLLAVLGAAGVWACTEGVRPAEAAAAARSGGIDWDRIAACESGGRWHVASGNGYFGGLQFDRATWQANGGTAFAPRADLATREQQIAVAERLAAHRGLRPWPVCGARGAARAAAPSPAPAPSPAVEPEAAEPEAAEPEAAVQWTVQEGEDLAGIAEAHGITGGWQAVHGLNRDLLGDDPDLIVPGQVLRLPAPDTP